GCCCGTCACCACCGGCGCCGTCATCTCGATCTTCCTCCCCTCATCGTTGGCGCCGGAGATGTATCTGAAGAGCAGGCCAAATCCCCGGTCCTGATCATCAGCGAGGGTTACAGCCCAGATCTGGTCGGCGTACTCTCTGATCTCGACGTCGTTTTCTAGGGTCTGTATGACCTGGTAGGGGGGCTCTTTGACGCTCATGGATACGATCGCTCCGTAAAGGGTCCAGAGGAGGAGGGCCGCCAGGATCGCGACGGCTGCCTTCTGGATCTTTGACATCCTTTTCATCTCATCAGCTCCGAGTTCGATTGATCCAGTTTCCGCGTTCAGGGCCGAACCTATCAACTCATCCTCCAAATTTCGAGATCAAAAGCAATAACCCTTTCGATACCCCTGATGATGGAGACAAAGGGATAAAGGGGTAGGTGCATCACTTCCGAATGTAAGCCGGCAGGAGAGAATCGCCCCGGGGGTTCTCGGGGCTTCTAGGCGAATCTGGAGTTCCCGGAGATGGGTCGGTCCATGCGGTGAGGAGGACTATAGTGAAAAGAGAGGTGCGCCCTGAAGAGGGGCCCGAAGAGGGCGCTTTCCGCGGCTTCATAGAGATAGCCGGCCGCAAGATTGAGATGAAGCGGGCCCGGGGGGGCCTTGTCGCCACGGCGGGCTTCCTCCTCTCCCCCGTCTCCTGGTGGAACGACCTCTTCGTGAACATACCGATCGCCTACGCCTTCGGGGCCCTCGCCGGCCTCGTCTCCGAGGAGCTCTTTCTCCCCGCCATGGTCTTGGGATACTGGATCACCAACGTTCTGGGCCTGTTTCTCATGCACAGGGGCTTGGAGGATCTCCTCTCCAAGGACGGGAGGTCCGGGCGGCGTCGGAGGCGCATCCTCACTGACCTCTCCGTCTCGGCCGCCTATACGATCGTCGTCGTCCTTCTGGTGGAGGCGGGGGTCCTCCGGCTTCCTGGCGAGTACTTCCCTTGACGGTCCGTCCTGGGGATCCTCGACGGGATGGGCCTAGGCTGGCGGAGGCCGTCGCCCCCACTTTCCTTCGTAAATTCCTTATACCATCCGGACAGCCTGAAGGCCATGGCTGCAAGTTGTGAAAGCTGCCCCATCAGAAGGCGGGCCGAGAAGAGGCCGAACTCCCTCATCGCCAGGATCTGGAGGTGGCACACCGGCTGGTGCCCCGGCTGGAAGGCCTACCAGAAGTCCCTCGCCGAGGAGCCTCGAGCCGACTAGAGCGGCTATGACCACCATCCTCCTCCAGCCGCTGGGAGCCGTCGACTTTGACCTGATATACTCTCTTCAAGGTGAGCTGGGGTCGCTCTTCGGAGCCGTCGAGGTGAGGCCGGAGGCGCCGATCCCCGAAGCCGCCCGCATCCCCGGGAGGGGCCAGCTCGCAGGCGGCCTCGCCCTTTTGGCCCTGCCGGCGCCGGAGGGGGCGGAGGCCGTCCTGGGGGTGATCGAGGAGGACCTCTCCGTCGCAAACCTCGACTTCGTCTTCGGCCTGGCCCTGGGGCGGAAGGCGATGATATCCCTGGCGAGGCTCAGCCAGGAGTTTTACGGCCTTCCTCCTGACAGGGGCATCTTTCGGGAGAGGGCAGAAAAGGAGGCGGTCCACGAGCTCGGCCACGTCTTCGGCCTCCCCCACTGCCGCAACGCGGGTTGCGTCATGCGCCTATCGAGCTCCATCGCTGAGATCGACTTCAAAAGCTCGCGGTT
The sequence above is drawn from the Methanothrix harundinacea 6Ac genome and encodes:
- a CDS encoding Archemetzincin, with amino-acid sequence MTTILLQPLGAVDFDLIYSLQGELGSLFGAVEVRPEAPIPEAARIPGRGQLAGGLALLALPAPEGAEAVLGVIEEDLSVANLDFVFGLALGRKAMISLARLSQEFYGLPPDRGIFRERAEKEAVHELGHVFGLPHCRNAGCVMRLSSSIAEIDFKSSRFCGGCRKVLERSRTLPMA